One Desulfobulbus oligotrophicus DNA segment encodes these proteins:
- a CDS encoding phosphatidylglycerophosphatase A family protein: MDRLLMFIATGAGSGNLPKAPGTWGSLVGVLLWVPLSRLSTPSYFMIIGALFIIGVFCAGAAEKIVDQGDPSIVVIDEIVGQLIALSFIPLHPAALLAGFILFRFFDIIKPYPISWIDRHLHGGLGIMLDDVMAALYALLVLHLGLWVLHIL, translated from the coding sequence ATGGATCGCTTACTGATGTTCATTGCCACCGGAGCCGGCAGCGGCAACCTGCCCAAAGCTCCCGGCACCTGGGGTTCGCTCGTTGGCGTCTTACTGTGGGTACCGTTAAGCCGCCTGAGCACTCCATCGTATTTCATGATAATCGGTGCACTGTTCATCATCGGTGTTTTCTGTGCCGGAGCTGCTGAAAAAATAGTTGACCAGGGAGACCCGTCTATTGTGGTCATTGATGAGATCGTCGGTCAGCTGATCGCCCTCAGCTTCATCCCGCTGCATCCGGCAGCCCTGTTGGCGGGTTTTATTCTTTTTCGTTTTTTCGATATTATCAAACCCTATCCGATCAGCTGGATCGACAGGCACCTGCACGGTGGACTCGGCATTATGCTCGATGACGTCATGGCCGCACTGTATGCGCTGCTGGTCCTTCACCTGGGTCTCTGGGTGTTGCACATCCTTTAA